The DNA window TATGGTTGCTGAAAAAGTTGAAATCTTAACAAAGTCTCATAAAGATGAACCAGCTGCACATTGGACTTGTGATGGTTCTCCAGAATTCACATTAGAAGCGTCTGATAAAACAGAAAGAGGTACAGAAATCATTTTACATATTGCTGAAGATTCAACAGAATTCTTAGAAGAAGGAAGAATAAGCGAGTTATTATTAAAGTATAACAAGTTTATGCCTGTTGCCATAAAATTTGGAACAAAAGAAGTAAACGATCCAGATTTCACACCACAAACCACAACAGATGCTGAAGGCAAAGAAACTACTGAGCCTCACAAACAAATTACAGTTGATAACATCATCAATAATCCAAATCCAGCTTGGACAAAACAGCCTACCGAATTAGAAGGTGATGATTATAAAAATTTCTATAGAGAATTGTATCCAGCACAATTTGAAGAGCCTTTGTTTAATATTCATTTAAATGTTGATTATCCATTTAATCTTACTGGAATCTTGTATTTCCCTAAGATGACGAATGATTTGAATATGCAAAAGGACAAAATTCAATTGTATCAAAATCAGGTTTTTGTAACGGATAATGTAGAAGGCATCGTGCCAGAATTCTTAACCATGTTAAGAGGTGTCATTGATTCGCCAGATATTCCGTTAAATGTATCGCGTTCATATTTACAAGCTGATGGAGCAGTAAAGAAAATTTCATCTTACATCACTCGTAAAGTAGCAGATAAATTGAAATCGTTATTCAATTCTAATCGTGAAGATTTTGAAGCGAAATGGGACGATATCAAAATCGTTATTGAATACGGAATGCTTTCCGAAGAAAAATTCTTTGAAAAAGCTGATGCATTTACTTTATACCCAACTGTAGATGGTAAATTCTTCACGTATGAAGAATTATTCAACAAAATAAAAGCGAAGCAAACCGACAAAGATGACAAACTTGTTATTTTATATGCTTCAGATAAAGATGCTCAACATTCATATATTGAGTCTGCTAAAGCTAAAGGTTACGAAGTTTTAATGCTCGATTCTCCAATTGTATCGCATTTAATTCAGAAATTAGAAACGACTAAAGAAAATATTTCTTTTGCACGTGTTGATGGTGATCACATTGATAACCTCATCAAAAAGGACGAGACTGCAATT is part of the Psychroserpens ponticola genome and encodes:
- the htpG gene encoding molecular chaperone HtpG; this encodes MTKGNINVSVENIFPLIKKFLYSDHEIFLRELISNATDATLKLKHLTSIGESKTEYGNPKIEVKIDKEGKKLHIIDQGLGMTAEEVEKYINQVAFSGAEEFLDQYKDAAKDSGIIGHFGLGFYSAFMVAEKVEILTKSHKDEPAAHWTCDGSPEFTLEASDKTERGTEIILHIAEDSTEFLEEGRISELLLKYNKFMPVAIKFGTKEVNDPDFTPQTTTDAEGKETTEPHKQITVDNIINNPNPAWTKQPTELEGDDYKNFYRELYPAQFEEPLFNIHLNVDYPFNLTGILYFPKMTNDLNMQKDKIQLYQNQVFVTDNVEGIVPEFLTMLRGVIDSPDIPLNVSRSYLQADGAVKKISSYITRKVADKLKSLFNSNREDFEAKWDDIKIVIEYGMLSEEKFFEKADAFTLYPTVDGKFFTYEELFNKIKAKQTDKDDKLVILYASDKDAQHSYIESAKAKGYEVLMLDSPIVSHLIQKLETTKENISFARVDGDHIDNLIKKDETAISKLSEEEKTTLDALLKETIPQEKFSVQLEVMDSDESPFIITQPEFMRRMKEMQQTGGGGMNMFGNMPEMYNLIVNTNSELVSDILNTKTKKKQERLITQSLDLARLSQGLLKGEELTNFIKRSYDMIK